One window of Bacillus sp. THAF10 genomic DNA carries:
- a CDS encoding glycosyltransferase family 2 protein produces MKHLVSVIIPIYNVEPYLKDMLESVINQKYNNLEILLINDGSTDESGEICNYYKSIDDRICVFHKINEGPSEARNFGLKKSKGDFIIFLDSDDIAYPEMISSMLNAIIQTNAEMCICNVKRIYGDKVKTQCKENLPSEIDFTTEDKNNYVYQNIIREDRHKFSIWNRLFKAETIRKYNIEFVSYKDVASEDMLFNLSVLPFVSKIVWIQTPLYDHFIRQGTLTTSPKPNITSRVINQSNLYHEFLLQWGKKTEFDKVFPYVLLKTYIMAVDYEIVHNKSSFKTFIEKHSDFLSSNLYRDSFKEILLNRNFNIAKRDLIAIKLFDKKHFSISSILFFVIKKSIYTLGKLKYKLLN; encoded by the coding sequence ATGAAGCACCTAGTAAGTGTAATAATCCCAATTTATAACGTTGAACCTTACTTAAAAGATATGCTCGAAAGTGTAATCAATCAAAAATATAACAATTTAGAAATCTTGTTGATAAACGATGGGTCTACTGATGAATCAGGAGAAATTTGTAACTATTATAAATCTATTGATGATAGAATTTGCGTTTTCCATAAGATAAATGAAGGTCCTTCGGAGGCAAGAAACTTCGGGTTAAAAAAAAGTAAAGGTGATTTTATCATATTTTTGGATAGCGATGATATTGCCTATCCAGAAATGATAAGTAGTATGCTAAACGCAATAATTCAAACTAATGCAGAAATGTGCATTTGTAATGTAAAGAGAATATATGGGGATAAGGTTAAGACCCAATGTAAAGAGAATTTGCCTAGTGAAATTGACTTTACAACAGAAGACAAGAATAATTATGTCTATCAAAACATTATTAGAGAGGATAGGCATAAATTCTCGATTTGGAATAGGTTATTTAAAGCGGAAACAATTAGAAAATATAATATAGAATTTGTAAGTTATAAAGATGTAGCTTCAGAAGATATGCTATTCAACTTATCTGTGCTACCATTTGTTTCAAAAATTGTATGGATACAGACCCCCTTATATGATCATTTCATTAGACAAGGGACCTTAACGACTTCTCCAAAACCAAATATAACATCAAGAGTAATTAACCAATCAAATTTATATCATGAATTCTTATTACAGTGGGGGAAAAAGACTGAATTTGATAAAGTATTTCCCTATGTCTTATTAAAGACGTATATAATGGCTGTTGACTATGAGATTGTTCATAATAAAAGTAGCTTTAAAACTTTTATTGAAAAACACAGTGATTTTTTATCGTCTAATTTATATAGAGATTCTTTTAAAGAGATTTTATTAAATAGAAATTTTAATATTGCTAAAAGAGATTTAATAGCTATTAAGTTATTTGATAAAAAGCATTTCTCAATATCCTCAATCTTATTTTTTGTTATAAAAAAATCTATATATACTTTAGGGAAACTTAAATACAAATTGCTAAACTAA
- a CDS encoding O-antigen polymerase, with the protein MAFFYFVIMLLIISFEIIRRKKFKFDPLSFFNGYFIIYYILPAIINNTPFLNHKNRYYSFVGNVEASIYGLLVVTTSYLMVVSGFYFTLKLKSKWKNIRVTLKNEEKFVKLIASLFLILSLGSLLAYTSIFGGLFEVISNANSIRDQSYEGLNEENSSNAFVKRFIIAANYSTFLLAGYVVGIKRTNKTIKIIFIISLVSSIFWFLIHAGRGALILFIITLIFGSLRAKVNTDYRINLKQSELTKKVIFTVIIGFIIINYARPFFMSLSMLKYGLSAVYNAFIDYSSSGRYSITGMEDVIRVFSNNTEYKYISTEVAINVVNSGIHQMSFFGDFAGAFISVIPSSFLWFSKPSSIEYFNTIYIMGGHYTQIPPGGIAYGYYSLSILGVIIFSFITGMLGGKIEKFFNYTLSEVKFMSYIYVSTIFVWLDLFFSGEPRHFIQREFVYLFFFMMIYYGLKKVGEPNTVKS; encoded by the coding sequence ATGGCGTTTTTTTATTTTGTTATTATGCTTTTGATTATCAGCTTTGAGATAATTAGAAGAAAAAAATTTAAATTTGACCCCTTAAGCTTTTTTAATGGATATTTCATAATATATTATATCCTTCCAGCTATCATAAATAATACTCCATTTTTAAACCATAAGAATAGATACTATTCTTTCGTAGGAAATGTAGAGGCCTCAATTTATGGATTATTAGTTGTTACTACTTCATATTTAATGGTGGTATCGGGTTTTTATTTTACACTTAAGTTAAAAAGTAAATGGAAAAATATAAGAGTTACTTTAAAAAATGAAGAAAAATTTGTAAAGTTAATAGCGTCACTTTTTTTGATATTATCGTTAGGTTCTCTATTAGCATATACCAGTATTTTTGGAGGCTTATTTGAAGTGATTAGTAATGCTAATAGCATACGTGATCAAAGTTATGAAGGATTAAATGAAGAAAATTCAAGTAACGCGTTTGTAAAAAGATTTATTATTGCTGCTAATTACTCTACTTTCTTACTTGCTGGTTATGTGGTTGGTATTAAAAGAACAAATAAAACAATTAAGATAATCTTTATTATAAGTTTAGTATCAAGTATTTTTTGGTTCCTAATACATGCAGGACGCGGAGCATTAATTTTATTTATTATAACACTAATTTTTGGGAGTCTTAGAGCAAAAGTTAATACTGACTATAGGATTAACTTAAAGCAAAGTGAGTTAACAAAAAAAGTGATTTTTACTGTAATTATTGGATTTATAATAATAAATTATGCAAGACCTTTCTTTATGAGTTTATCCATGCTTAAATACGGATTAAGCGCTGTATATAATGCTTTTATTGATTATTCCAGTAGTGGTAGATATTCAATAACTGGAATGGAAGATGTAATTCGAGTATTTTCCAATAATACTGAATATAAATATATTTCTACAGAAGTAGCGATTAATGTAGTGAATTCAGGCATTCACCAAATGAGTTTTTTCGGTGACTTTGCAGGAGCATTTATCTCAGTAATACCTTCTTCTTTTTTATGGTTTAGTAAGCCATCTTCCATTGAATATTTTAATACTATTTATATAATGGGCGGACATTACACACAAATTCCCCCTGGTGGTATTGCGTATGGGTATTATAGTCTTTCAATATTGGGAGTAATAATTTTTTCTTTTATTACTGGAATGTTAGGTGGAAAAATAGAGAAGTTTTTTAATTACACTTTATCTGAAGTAAAGTTTATGAGTTATATTTACGTATCAACTATATTTGTTTGGTTAGATTTATTTTTTTCTGGAGAACCTAGACATTTTATACAAAGAGAATTTGTATACTTGTTTTTTTTCATGATGATATATTATGGTTTGAAAAAAGTAGGAGAACCCAATACTGTGAAATCATAA
- a CDS encoding glycosyltransferase family 4 protein: protein MSKVLMYSTSQLFGKRVTGGLKRFLELYHGLKDKGIEVDMFCGDSPEILEENDVSAQSLFTEKVSKNIFIPTELKYFLRNLKTLNKIKKRKYDLIIVFDVPTAVGLCLVGLKNINLFIRQDLVGYKKIVISERTNSKFLINGYLTLMKLCETLCLLKAKRIFVQCQYDLDALIDRHKFIKNFIKRKAIIQINNVNPSWITNNSIERKIDSRNLFYKDDSSNEFIIGFIGDFSNERKGHRILVDALKSLIDQGINIKAILVGDGKQLPTYITECRNYPSIKFTGRLENPIEVIRECDLMVVPSLADSCPNTVMEALYNDIPVIGTYSGGIPEILVHESTLFSPNPPSLENKIRYCLNKTNLNNIKLEQQSRKKDLNFNWPDVMLQHMHLL from the coding sequence ATGAGCAAAGTTTTAATGTACTCTACTAGTCAGTTATTTGGTAAAAGGGTTACTGGTGGTTTAAAAAGATTTTTAGAATTATATCATGGATTGAAAGATAAAGGAATTGAAGTTGATATGTTTTGTGGGGATTCTCCAGAGATATTAGAAGAAAATGATGTATCAGCACAGTCCTTATTTACTGAGAAAGTGAGCAAAAATATATTTATCCCAACAGAACTTAAATATTTTTTAAGAAACTTAAAAACCCTTAATAAAATAAAAAAACGCAAATATGATTTGATTATAGTATTTGACGTACCCACGGCAGTAGGGTTATGCCTTGTAGGCCTCAAAAATATTAATCTTTTTATTCGGCAAGATTTAGTTGGTTATAAGAAAATTGTAATTAGTGAAAGAACTAATAGTAAATTCTTAATAAATGGTTATCTTACTTTAATGAAATTGTGTGAAACACTATGCCTTTTAAAAGCGAAAAGAATTTTTGTGCAATGTCAGTACGATCTAGATGCTTTAATAGATAGACACAAATTCATCAAAAATTTTATAAAAAGAAAAGCTATTATTCAGATTAATAATGTTAATCCATCTTGGATTACTAATAACTCAATTGAGAGGAAAATTGATTCAAGAAATTTATTTTATAAAGATGATTCTTCCAATGAGTTTATAATCGGTTTTATTGGTGATTTTAGTAATGAAAGAAAAGGACATAGAATTTTAGTCGATGCATTAAAAAGTTTGATAGACCAAGGAATTAATATTAAAGCTATTCTTGTTGGAGATGGTAAACAACTACCAACATATATAACTGAATGTAGAAACTATCCTTCTATTAAATTCACCGGTAGACTTGAAAACCCTATTGAAGTGATAAGAGAGTGCGATTTAATGGTTGTACCCTCTCTAGCTGACTCATGTCCAAACACAGTTATGGAAGCACTCTATAACGATATACCAGTTATAGGAACGTATTCAGGAGGTATTCCTGAGATTCTTGTACATGAGAGTACGTTATTTAGTCCCAATCCACCTTCTCTGGAGAATAAGATCAGGTATTGTTTAAATAAAACAAATTTAAATAATATAAAACTAGAACAACAAAGCAGAAAAAAAGACTTGAATTTTAATTGGCCAGATGTAATGTTACAACATATGCATTTACTTTAA
- a CDS encoding glycosyltransferase has product MKIVLLAAGNDIHSVRWANKLSENGNEVHLCYVSNQKPSSDKFNSKVSLYELKIPAPFGYYLNVFQLRKILNSIKPDILNAHYSSGYGTLGRLVGFSPYLISVYGSDVYDFPYKRKINMNIVTKNLNAADSLASTSYAMALQTSKLINYPITNIHITPFGVNVEKFSKRDVNKNEDEIIIGSIKKLAPKYGIKYGILAVNYLINTLLTDKERNLKIKYYIYGEGEERVDLEKLVDQCNLQDVVEFKGRIPNETVPMALNELDIFLGTSVLDSESFGVAIVEAMACEVPVIVTDVDGFKEVVDSGNAGVMVPRKDYKAMGIELFNLIQKPELRNEIGEKQRRRVVKEYNWINNVEKMEKIYANLKNKVK; this is encoded by the coding sequence ATGAAAATAGTTTTACTAGCAGCTGGAAACGATATTCATAGTGTTAGATGGGCAAATAAGTTAAGTGAAAATGGTAATGAAGTACATTTATGTTATGTATCAAATCAAAAGCCTTCTTCAGATAAATTTAATTCTAAAGTATCACTGTATGAGCTTAAAATACCAGCGCCATTTGGTTATTATCTTAATGTATTTCAATTAAGAAAAATATTAAATTCTATAAAACCTGATATTCTAAATGCACATTATTCAAGTGGATATGGGACACTTGGTAGGCTAGTTGGATTTTCTCCCTATTTAATTTCTGTTTATGGAAGTGATGTTTACGATTTTCCTTATAAGCGAAAGATAAATATGAACATTGTTACCAAAAATCTTAACGCAGCAGATTCGTTGGCTTCTACAAGCTATGCAATGGCTCTTCAAACTTCAAAACTAATAAACTATCCAATTACAAATATTCATATTACTCCGTTTGGAGTCAATGTAGAAAAGTTTTCTAAGCGTGATGTTAATAAAAACGAAGATGAAATAATAATTGGAAGTATAAAGAAATTAGCACCTAAATATGGAATAAAATATGGTATTTTAGCTGTGAATTATTTAATAAATACCCTTTTGACTGACAAAGAAAGAAATTTAAAGATAAAATACTATATTTATGGAGAAGGTGAAGAAAGAGTTGATCTTGAAAAACTTGTAGATCAATGTAACTTACAAGATGTAGTGGAGTTTAAAGGTAGAATACCAAATGAAACGGTTCCGATGGCATTAAATGAACTTGACATTTTTCTTGGTACTAGTGTTCTAGATAGTGAGAGTTTTGGTGTTGCAATAGTAGAAGCGATGGCTTGTGAAGTTCCAGTTATTGTGACTGATGTTGATGGCTTTAAGGAAGTTGTAGACAGTGGTAATGCTGGAGTGATGGTCCCAAGAAAAGATTATAAGGCAATGGGGATAGAACTCTTTAATTTAATTCAAAAGCCAGAATTGCGTAATGAAATTGGTGAAAAACAAAGAAGACGTGTGGTTAAAGAGTATAATTGGATAAACAATGTTGAAAAAATGGAAAAAATTTATGCGAATTTGAAAAATAAAGTAAAGTAA
- a CDS encoding nucleotide sugar dehydrogenase translates to MSLYEKLVDKQEKISVVGLGYVGMPLAVAFAKKVDVIGFDLNEKKIELYRSGIDPTNEVGNEVIKQTSVNFTSDETKLKKAKFHVVAVPTPINSDKTPNLAPVEGASTIIGRNLTRGSIVVYESTVYPGVTEDVCIPILEKESGLKCGVDFKVGYSPERINPGDKVHRLENIIKIVSGMDYESLEEIAKVYELVVEAGVHRAGSIKVAEAAKVVENSQRDINIAFMNELAIVFERMGIDTQEVIEAMNTKWNALKFYPGLVGGHCIGVDPYYFIYEAEKLGYHSQIILSGRKINDGMGAFVADAVIKKLIHANKVVKKAKVVILGLTFKENCPDIRNSKVEDIIKRLKEYEIEPIVADPYADAIESKNEYGVDLVPFDMVEDADCLIFAVGHDMFRDMTIDQTNAMFGNFPNEEKIIVDVKSILDKDEIEKHGYSYWRL, encoded by the coding sequence ATGAGCTTATACGAAAAACTAGTTGATAAACAGGAAAAGATTTCAGTTGTTGGATTAGGATATGTAGGTATGCCTTTAGCCGTGGCATTTGCAAAGAAAGTTGATGTCATTGGATTTGATTTAAATGAAAAGAAGATTGAGTTATATAGATCAGGTATAGATCCTACAAATGAAGTAGGAAATGAAGTGATTAAGCAGACATCAGTTAACTTTACTTCAGATGAAACTAAACTCAAAAAAGCAAAATTTCATGTTGTGGCTGTACCAACTCCAATCAATTCTGATAAAACTCCTAACCTTGCCCCAGTTGAGGGAGCAAGTACTATTATCGGGAGAAACCTAACTAGAGGTTCAATAGTAGTCTATGAATCAACTGTGTATCCTGGGGTAACAGAAGATGTATGTATTCCAATCCTTGAAAAGGAGTCTGGACTAAAATGTGGTGTTGATTTTAAAGTAGGATACTCTCCTGAGCGTATTAATCCTGGTGATAAAGTTCATCGATTGGAAAATATTATAAAAATAGTTTCGGGTATGGATTATGAATCATTAGAAGAGATAGCTAAAGTTTATGAATTGGTAGTTGAGGCTGGTGTTCATCGTGCTGGTTCTATTAAAGTAGCTGAAGCTGCAAAGGTAGTTGAAAACAGCCAACGTGATATAAACATTGCTTTTATGAATGAACTTGCTATTGTTTTTGAACGCATGGGTATTGATACACAAGAAGTAATAGAAGCTATGAATACTAAATGGAATGCGCTTAAGTTTTATCCTGGATTGGTTGGGGGCCATTGTATTGGAGTGGACCCATACTACTTTATATATGAAGCAGAGAAACTTGGTTATCATTCACAAATCATCTTATCGGGTAGAAAAATAAATGATGGAATGGGCGCATTTGTAGCGGATGCGGTTATTAAGAAATTGATTCATGCGAACAAGGTTGTTAAAAAAGCTAAAGTTGTTATTTTAGGTTTAACTTTTAAAGAGAATTGCCCTGATATACGCAATTCAAAAGTAGAGGATATAATTAAACGACTTAAAGAATATGAAATAGAACCAATCGTAGCTGATCCATATGCCGATGCTATTGAATCAAAAAATGAATATGGTGTTGATTTGGTCCCATTTGATATGGTAGAAGATGCGGATTGTCTAATATTTGCAGTCGGTCATGATATGTTCAGAGATATGACAATAGATCAGACGAATGCTATGTTTGGCAATTTTCCAAATGAAGAAAAGATAATAGTAGATGTTAAAAGTATTTTGGATAAAGATGAAATTGAGAAACATGGTTATAGTTATTGGAGACTATAA
- a CDS encoding glycosyltransferase family 4 protein translates to MKKNIWILNHYATNMFTDQAGRHYWFAENLLKQGYTPTIFCASTNHFSNENVDTEGSKFIKKTVNDIPFIFINTPEYKGNGQQRIMNMFSFYKGLFSVAQEYAKRYGKPDVIVASSVHPLTMVAGIKIAKKFGIPCICEVRDLWPESIVAYGSLKRSSVIAKILYQGEKWIYKNADSIIMTWEGGKEYIRNQKWDNQVNLKKIHHISNGIVIDTFDKNSEEFKIIDSDLDNKGYKNIVYAGSIRKVNNLGMLLDAAKIIRKQGEKEIRFLIYGSGDEIELLKKRCEEESINNVIFKGRVEKKYVPSILKESYINILHNSSTSLDKYGQSQNKFFEYLAAGKCIIQTYTTGYSICEKFNCGVSVPEQNSEEIAKAIITASSNERINELMGKNAREAAYHFDFTRLTEKLINIIESVDEREEASDELIRKTS, encoded by the coding sequence ATGAAAAAAAATATATGGATATTGAATCATTATGCGACAAACATGTTTACCGACCAAGCTGGTAGGCATTATTGGTTTGCAGAAAATTTACTTAAACAAGGATATACTCCGACAATTTTTTGTGCATCAACAAATCACTTTTCAAATGAGAATGTAGATACTGAGGGGAGTAAGTTTATAAAGAAGACAGTAAATGACATTCCCTTCATATTTATTAATACTCCTGAATACAAAGGGAATGGCCAACAGAGAATAATGAATATGTTCTCCTTCTATAAAGGGCTTTTTTCTGTTGCTCAAGAATATGCAAAACGATATGGTAAACCTGACGTGATAGTGGCTTCTAGCGTACATCCACTTACTATGGTGGCGGGGATAAAAATAGCAAAAAAATTTGGAATACCTTGTATTTGTGAAGTGAGAGATCTTTGGCCTGAAAGTATTGTAGCTTATGGTTCATTAAAAAGAAGTAGTGTAATTGCAAAAATATTATATCAAGGTGAGAAATGGATTTATAAAAATGCCGACTCAATAATTATGACTTGGGAAGGCGGCAAAGAATATATCAGAAATCAAAAATGGGATAATCAGGTTAATCTAAAAAAAATACATCATATTAGTAATGGAATAGTAATTGATACATTTGATAAAAACAGTGAAGAATTCAAGATCATAGACTCAGATTTGGATAATAAAGGTTATAAAAATATTGTATATGCTGGTTCAATTAGGAAAGTAAATAACCTTGGAATGTTACTAGATGCTGCAAAAATAATCCGAAAACAGGGTGAGAAAGAGATTAGATTCTTAATTTATGGTTCTGGTGACGAGATTGAGTTACTAAAGAAACGCTGTGAAGAAGAGAGTATTAATAATGTCATATTTAAGGGGCGAGTTGAGAAAAAGTATGTACCTTCTATACTTAAAGAGTCCTATATCAATATTCTTCACAATTCAAGTACTTCACTTGATAAGTATGGTCAAAGCCAGAATAAGTTTTTTGAATATTTAGCAGCAGGAAAATGTATCATACAAACTTATACAACTGGTTATAGTATTTGTGAAAAATTTAATTGTGGAGTAAGTGTACCTGAACAAAATTCCGAAGAGATTGCTAAAGCAATAATTACAGCAAGTAGTAATGAAAGAATAAATGAATTGATGGGAAAAAATGCTCGTGAAGCTGCTTATCATTTTGATTTTACAAGGTTAACAGAGAAACTGATTAATATTATTGAAAGTGTAGATGAAAGAGAGGAAGCATCAGATGAGCTTATACGAAAAACTAGTTGA
- a CDS encoding acetyltransferase codes for MKKKLLIVGASGHGKVIADIALKMTKWTDIAFLDDDNDIKSSMGFEIIGKSVSAYKYLNEYEIVVGIGNNTIREEIQMELESAGASIATLIHPTAVIGEQVELSKGTVIMAGSVINCCTKIGKGCIVNTGSTIDHDNIIEDYVHISPGTKIAGSVKIGKGTWLGIGSVISNNINIISGCKVGAGAVVVNDIMESGTYIGIPARRV; via the coding sequence ATGAAAAAAAAACTTCTCATAGTTGGTGCTAGTGGACACGGTAAAGTAATCGCCGATATTGCATTAAAAATGACTAAATGGACTGACATTGCATTCCTAGATGATGATAATGACATTAAATCTTCGATGGGATTTGAGATCATAGGTAAATCAGTTAGTGCTTATAAGTATTTAAATGAATATGAAATTGTTGTAGGTATTGGTAATAATACAATTCGTGAAGAGATTCAGATGGAGCTTGAGTCTGCAGGGGCAAGTATTGCTACTTTAATACATCCAACTGCTGTTATTGGGGAGCAAGTTGAATTGAGTAAAGGGACTGTAATAATGGCGGGATCAGTGATTAATTGCTGTACTAAAATCGGTAAAGGATGCATTGTAAATACTGGCTCCACAATAGATCATGATAATATTATTGAGGATTATGTTCATATATCACCAGGTACAAAAATAGCTGGTTCGGTTAAAATCGGGAAAGGGACATGGTTAGGTATCGGTAGTGTAATTAGTAATAACATAAATATCATTAGTGGCTGTAAAGTGGGTGCAGGGGCTGTTGTTGTTAATGATATTATGGAGTCTGGGACATATATAGGTATTCCAGCTAGGAGAGTATAA
- a CDS encoding PIG-L deacetylase family protein has translation MNVLVVAPHADDEILGVGGTIAKYVEEGHNVYVCVVTSGHPSMFPKDVLEKLRAEAIESHKFLGIIDTIFLEFPAVMLSEIPKHEINAKINSVIDEIKPEVVFIPHYGDMHLDHYIVSQSTMVGVRPIKEHKILEVYSYETLSETEWNVPHVSNVFIPNTYVDIATYLDKKIEAMSYFTTQLTDFPHPRSLEAIESLAKLRGSTIGVRAAEAFCLVRRIVI, from the coding sequence ATGAACGTTTTAGTGGTAGCACCACATGCAGATGATGAAATTTTAGGAGTCGGCGGAACAATAGCAAAATATGTAGAGGAAGGTCATAATGTATACGTATGCGTTGTTACTAGTGGGCATCCATCTATGTTCCCAAAAGATGTGTTAGAAAAATTACGTGCTGAGGCAATTGAATCCCATAAATTTTTAGGGATAATAGATACAATTTTCTTAGAATTCCCAGCTGTTATGCTAAGTGAAATCCCTAAACATGAGATTAATGCAAAGATTAATAGTGTTATAGATGAGATTAAACCAGAGGTTGTTTTTATTCCTCACTATGGAGATATGCACCTAGACCATTATATAGTGTCTCAATCTACAATGGTTGGAGTAAGGCCGATAAAAGAACATAAAATATTAGAAGTTTATTCCTATGAAACTTTGTCAGAGACAGAATGGAACGTTCCTCATGTGAGTAATGTATTCATTCCGAATACATATGTTGATATCGCTACCTATTTAGATAAGAAAATTGAAGCTATGAGTTACTTTACAACTCAGTTAACAGATTTTCCTCACCCTCGATCGCTTGAAGCTATTGAGTCTTTGGCAAAATTAAGAGGATCAACTATAGGGGTTAGAGCAGCAGAAGCATTTTGTTTGGTAAGAAGAATTGTTATTTGA
- a CDS encoding methionyl-tRNA formyltransferase, with translation MNKTVFIGSVFSSKIALETLIESDVNVDLVCSLDEEVSKNVSDYYPIHEIASEYDIPFLKFKKINSQEVLDEIREVDPDFIFVIGLSQILSNELLDMANKYSIGFHPTALPKHRGRAAIPWQILLGERESKVSLFKLDQGMDSGDIINQYPYTIEKTDYAMDVYHKICTAMSQAIKESVENIYSDSVTFTKQDHEKATFLLIRRPEDGEINWNLPSKEIETLIRATSKPYPGAFSHYKGNSVVFWKAYLDTNEKYIGIPGQIAWIKDNGDIGIIAKDALLVLTDYEVSSDSKPFIVGHKFV, from the coding sequence ATGAATAAAACTGTGTTTATTGGGTCCGTTTTCTCAAGTAAGATTGCTCTAGAAACTCTAATAGAAAGTGACGTGAATGTAGATTTAGTTTGCTCTCTTGATGAGGAAGTATCAAAAAATGTTTCGGACTACTACCCTATTCATGAAATAGCTTCCGAGTATGATATTCCATTTTTAAAGTTTAAAAAAATTAATAGTCAAGAAGTACTTGATGAGATTAGAGAAGTTGACCCTGATTTTATATTTGTAATTGGACTTTCGCAAATATTATCCAATGAACTTCTTGATATGGCTAATAAATATTCTATTGGATTCCACCCGACGGCTCTACCGAAGCATAGGGGACGAGCTGCTATACCATGGCAGATATTATTAGGAGAGCGTGAATCAAAAGTATCTTTATTTAAACTTGACCAGGGGATGGATTCCGGAGACATCATAAATCAGTACCCTTACACAATTGAAAAAACTGATTATGCAATGGATGTTTACCATAAAATATGTACCGCAATGAGCCAAGCTATCAAGGAAAGTGTTGAAAATATTTATTCTGATTCAGTAACCTTTACAAAGCAAGATCATGAAAAGGCCACATTCTTATTAATAAGGAGGCCAGAAGATGGGGAAATTAATTGGAATTTACCAAGTAAAGAAATTGAGACACTTATTCGAGCTACAAGCAAACCTTATCCTGGTGCTTTTTCACATTATAAAGGAAATAGTGTGGTTTTTTGGAAAGCTTATTTGGATACTAATGAGAAATACATCGGTATACCAGGCCAGATTGCTTGGATAAAAGATAATGGTGATATAGGAATTATAGCAAAAGATGCGTTGTTAGTTTTAACGGATTATGAAGTATCGAGTGATTCAAAACCTTTTATTGTAGGACATAAATTTGTTTAA
- a CDS encoding sugar transferase, whose translation MKPTLQHPNKKGLYNKYFKRILDFILSLSALLILSPLLFAVGILIILDSKGPIFFTQERPGKNVKIFKVYKFRTMVQDAVKQQKVGVEVKGNDIRITPLGRFLRRFKIDELAQLLNILKGDMSIVGPRPTLPEYINQYEKWELKRFDAKPGLTGFAQINGNIYLERKEKSAYDVEYIEKISFVTDIRIIFKTIAIVVFGEDKFINKFRNQNKRGE comes from the coding sequence ATGAAGCCAACGTTGCAACACCCTAATAAAAAAGGTCTTTATAATAAATATTTTAAAAGAATACTAGATTTTATACTTTCATTATCGGCTCTTCTAATTTTGTCACCTCTTCTATTTGCTGTAGGTATCCTAATAATATTGGATTCCAAAGGACCGATTTTCTTTACTCAAGAAAGGCCTGGAAAAAATGTAAAAATATTTAAGGTCTATAAATTTCGAACTATGGTGCAAGATGCGGTTAAGCAACAAAAAGTAGGAGTCGAAGTAAAAGGGAATGATATTAGAATCACACCTCTAGGGAGATTTCTTAGACGATTTAAAATTGATGAATTAGCCCAACTGTTGAATATATTAAAAGGTGATATGTCCATTGTAGGACCTAGACCAACACTTCCTGAATATATAAATCAATATGAAAAATGGGAATTGAAGAGGTTTGATGCAAAACCAGGGTTAACTGGGTTTGCGCAGATTAATGGAAATATTTATTTGGAACGCAAAGAAAAAAGTGCCTACGATGTAGAATATATAGAGAAAATTAGCTTTGTCACAGATATAAGAATAATTTTTAAGACAATTGCTATTGTGGTTTTCGGAGAGGATAAATTTATAAACAAATTCCGAAATCAAAACAAGAGGGGGGAGTAA